From one Dama dama isolate Ldn47 chromosome 4, ASM3311817v1, whole genome shotgun sequence genomic stretch:
- the LOC133054958 gene encoding protein FAM32A-like has product MDAYEQVQKGPLKLKGVTELGVTKRKKKKDKDKAKLLETMGKIQKNQEEELRRHLDKRTPAQAAFEKVQEKRQMERILKKASKTHKQRVEDFNRHLDTLTEHYDIPKVSWTK; this is encoded by the coding sequence ATGGATGCCTATGAGCAGGTCCAAAAGGGACCCCTGAAGCTGAAAGGAGTCACAGAGCTCGGCGTGACCAAGCggaagaagaaaaaggacaaaGACAAGGCAAAACTCCTGGAAACGATGGGCAAAATCCAGAAGAAccaggaggaggagctgaggcGCCACCTCGACAAGCGGACCCCAGCCCAGGCGGCCTTTGAGAAGGTGCAGGAGAAGCGACAAATGGAGAGGATCCTGAAGAAAGCATCCAAAACCCACAAGCAGAGAGTGGAGGACTTCAACAGACACCTGGACACGCTCACAGAGCACTATGACATTCCCAAGGTCAGCTGGACCAAGTAG
- the LOC133054952 gene encoding zinc finger and SCAN domain-containing protein 5B-like: MAENQTRGRGHVADSPGAESPASAPRQDTGRENPDSDVEELRVCFRKFSSSDESDPIKALRRLRELCHLWLRPDLHTKEQMLDRLVLEQFVTCMPPEIQDLVKRSGAETCEDLEEVLRNKQKLKKWTVVRVQDQEFLIQDLGVEILEVEVRDMHDEGDRSREPQSTASVVAPDEGQRESREAQQLPGAKDLSRGQDQKALPPETIPETGELEGQTPSKENLEKDLLEDTGTIRTLPSQEPELLQDCEGDISTMSGSRRGPLKNRRHVKRKRDSSPTCQDVRQEAATCLDQGEFSGQLGSHSLGSSGTVGPTSLPEGAETPGRALFECRVCKKSFLYQSQLTLHQKTHTRERPFHCDICDKRFIQPSDLRVHEWIHTGEKPYGCDLCPKRFTHDSTLRAHRRTHTQEKPFRCEHCDRAFGHRRNLSVHQRTHSGLKPYVCPECHSAFRQLGTFRRHQKIHSR, translated from the exons ATGGCTGAGAACCAGACAAGGGGTCGTGGCCACGTCGCGGACAGCCCCGGAGCAGAGTCGCCAGCGTCTGCGCCACGCCAAGACACGGGAAGGGAAAACCCGGACTCCGACGTTGAAGAGTTGCGCGTCTGCTTCAGGAAGTTTAGCAGCTCGGACGAATCCGACCCGATCAAGGCTCTGAGGAGACTCCGTGAACTCTGCCATCTGTGGCTGAGGCCGGATCTTCACACCAAGGAGCAGATGCTGGACAGGCTGGTGCTGGAGCAGTTCGTGACGTGCATGCCGCCGGAGATCCAGGACTTAGTCAAAAGAAGCGGTGCCGAGACGTGTGAGGACCTGGAGGAGGTGCTGAGAAATaagcagaaactgaagaaatgg ACTGTAGTCCGTGTCCAAGACCAGGAATTTTTGATCCAAGACTTGGGTGTTGAGATATTAGAAGTGGAGGTCAGAGACATGCATGATGAGGGAGACCGATCCAGGGAGCCCCAGTCTACAGCCAGTGTCGTTGCTCCAGACGAGGGCCAGCGGGAAAGCCGGGAGGCGCAGCAGTTGCCAGGAGCCAAGGACCTGTCGAGGGGGCAG GACCAGAAAGCTCTCCCGCCAGAGACCATTCCTGAAACAGGTGAGCTGGAGGGTCAGACGCCCTCCAAGGAGAACTTGGAGAAGGACCTGCTGGAAGACACAGGAACGATAAGAACCCTTCCGTCTCAAGAGCCTGAGCTTCTGCAGGATTGTG AGGGAGACATTTCCACTATGAGTGGATCCAGAAGAGGTCCTCTGAAGAATCGCAGACATGTCAAAAGGAAACGGGACAGTAGTCCCACTTGCCAAGACGTGCGTCAAGAAGCAGCCACATGTTTGGACCAAGGAGAGTTCTCAGGACAGCTTGGGTCCCATTCCCTTGGTTCCTCTGGCACCGTGGGACCCACCAGTCTTCCTGAGGGAGCAGAAACCCCGGGACGGGCACTCTTTGAATGCAGGGTGTGCAAAAAGAGCTTTCTTTATCAATCTCAGCTTACCCTgcaccagaagacacacacaagaGAGAGGCCCTTTCACTGCGACATCTGCGACAAAAGGTTCATACAGCCTTCGGACCTGCGGGTTCACGAGTGGATccacacgggcgagaagccctaCGGCTGTGATCTCTGCCCCAAGAGGTTCACCCACGACTCCACACTGCGTGCTCACAGGAGGACCCACACCCAGGAGAAGCCTTTCCGCTGTGAGCACTGCGACAGAGCTTTCGGCCACCGCAGGAACCTCAGCGTTCACCAGCGCACCCACTCTGGGCTGAAGCCCTACGTGTGCCCCGAGTGCCACAGCGCCTTCCGTCAGCTGGGGACCTTCAGACGCCACCAGAAAATCCACTCCAGATGA
- the LOC133054950 gene encoding zinc finger and SCAN domain-containing protein 5B-like encodes MAEDQTFFQGCGHVTDSPGAESPASVPPPDTLMENSDCDQETWHILFRTFSSSEESDPVEALRRLRELCHLWLRPDLHTKEQMLDRLVLEQFMICMPLKCQVLLKESGVQSCRELEDMLRNRQKPKNWAIVCIQGQEYLVRNPDVEMVEVKAGDMDDERDTCREPQPPASVIPPEDGQEESQELQNLPGATDLSREQDQKAFLPETIPEIGGPEGQTPKENLEKDLMEDRGETKTLQSQEPELLKGPEGDISTTSGSRRGPLKNRRHVKRKRDSSPTCQDVRQEAATCLDQGEFSGQLGSHSLGSSGTVGPTSLPEGAETPGRALFECRVCKKSFLYQSQLALHQRTHTRERPFHCDICDRRFIQPSDLRVHERIHTGEKPYGCDLCPKRFTHGSTLRAHRRTHTQEKPFRCEHCDRAFGHRGNLNVHRRTHSGLRPYVCPECHGAFRQLGTFRRHQKIHSR; translated from the exons ATGGCTGAGGACCAGACATTTTTTCAGGGTTGTGGACACGTCACAGATAGCCCTGGAGCAGAGTCACCGGCATCCGTGCCACCCCCAGACACACTCATGGAAAACTCGGACTGTGACCAGGAAACCTGGCACATCCTCTTCAGAACATTTAGCAGCTCGGAGGAATCTGACCCCGTCGAGGCTCTGAGGAGACTCCGTGAACTCTGCCATCTGTGGCTGAGGCCGGATCTTCACACCAAGGAGCAGATGCTGGACAGGCTGGTGCTGGAGCAGTTCATGATCTGCATGCCCCTGAAGTGCCAGGTCCTGCTCAAAGAAAGTGGGGTGCagagttgcagagagctggaggaCATGCTAAGAAATAGGCAGAAACCCAAGAACTGG GCTATAGTCTGCATACAAGGACAGGAATATCTTGTGCGCAACCCAGATGTTGAGATGGTTGAAGTCAAGGCCGGTGACATGGACGATGAGAGAGACACGTGCAGGGAGCCCCAACCCCCTGCGAGTGTCATACCTCCAGAGGATGGCCAGGAGGAAAGCCAAGAGCTGCAGAATCTGCCTGGAGCCACGGACCTGTCAAGGGAGCAG GACCAGAAAGCTTTCCTGCCAGAGACCATTCCTGAAATAGGTGGACCGGAGGGTCAGACGCCCAAGGAGAACTTGGAGAAGGACCTGATGGAAGACAGGGGAGAGACAAAAACCCTTCAATCTCAAGAACCCGAACTTCTGAAGGGTCCTG AGGGAGACATTTCCACTACGAGTGGATCCAGAAGAGGTCCTCTGAAGAATCGCAGACATGTCAAAAGGAAACGGGACAGTAGTCCCACTTGCCAAGACGTGCGTCAAGAAGCAGCCACATGTTTGGACCAAGGAGAGTTCTCAGGACAGCTTGGGTCCCATTCCCTTGGTTCCTCTGGCACCGTGGGACCCACCAGTCTTCCTGAGGGAGCAGAAACCCCGGGACGGGCACTCTTTGAATGCAGGGTGTGCAAAAAGAGCTTTCTTTATCAATCTCAGCTTGCCCtgcaccagaggacacacacaagaGAGAGGCCCTTTCACTGCGACATCTGCGACAGAAGGTTCATACAGCCTTCGGACCTGCGGGTTCACGAGCGGATccacacgggcgagaagccctaCGGCTGTGATCTCTGCCCCAAGAGGTTCACCCACGGCTCCACGCTGCGTGCTCACAGGAGGACCCACACCCAGGAGAAGCCTTTCCGCTGTGAGCACTGCGACAGAGCTTTCGGCCACCGCGGGAACCTCAACGTTCACCGGCGCACCCATTCTGGGCTCAGGCCCTACGTGTGCCCCGAGTGCCACGGCGCCTTCCGTCAGCTGGGGACCTTCAGACGCCACCAGAAAATCCACTCCAGATGA